CCGGACTTGCAAAAACTTTATTGGTGAACACTATCGCGCAATCGCTCGGACTCACTTACAACCGCATTCAGTTCACACCCGATCTCATGCCTTCCGATATAATCGGTACAGAAATTCTCGATGAGAGCCGGCAATTCCGTTTTGTGAAAGGGCCTTTGTTCGCCAACATCATTCTTGCCGATGAGATCAATCGTACACCGCCGAAAACACAATCGGCTTTGCTTGAAGCCATGCAGGAACGTACGGTGACCGCCGCAGGAAAAAGATATGAACTTGCAAAACCTTTTTTCGTTCTCGCAACGCAGAACCCGATAGAGCAGGAGGGAACTTATCCTCTTCCCGAAGCGCAGCTCGATCGTTTCATGTTCAACGTGTGGCTCGACTATCCGAAATATGAAGATGAGATAATGGTGGTGAAGAATACAACGTCGGATAAATCAGTTCAACTGAATAAAGTACTGGATGCCGAAGAGATCTTATTCCTGCAGGAACTCGTGCGTCGCGTGCCTGTGCCCGACAACGTGCTCGAGTACGCG
This sequence is a window from Bacteroidota bacterium. Protein-coding genes within it:
- a CDS encoding AAA family ATPase is translated as MQFKSDVEAVDFFREKYKILQQEIHKVIVGQDEVVKDVLVSIFSNGHCLLVGVPGLAKTLLVNTIAQSLGLTYNRIQFTPDLMPSDIIGTEILDESRQFRFVKGPLFANIILADEINRTPPKTQSALLEAMQERTVTAAGKRYELAKPFFVLATQNPIEQEGTYPLPEAQLDRFMFNVWLDYPKYEDEIMVVKNTTSDKSVQLNKVLDAEEILFLQELVRRVPVPDNVLEYAVKLATKTRPNTSNATSDVNRLLSWGAGPRASQYLVLGAKCNAVVSGKYSPDIEDVRAVAAPILRHRIVRNYKAEAEGVSVEDIISGVL